In the genome of Raphanus sativus cultivar WK10039 chromosome 9, ASM80110v3, whole genome shotgun sequence, the window TAGTCAGAATTTTGATTTCATGTCTGTTTTATCAGAACAGGACAATCGCAATAGTGAAGGTGAAGGTGGACGGAAACACGAAGATATTTTGCGGATCAAGACGGTCAATACAATATCTGAGAAGGAGAGATGCAACTATCAAGACGACGACTGCAACGGTCGATTCCACATAAGACCAGAAAGAAAGTGAATTCTATGTCCGTTTTACTGAAACACGATGACTGCAGCGGTGGAAGCGAAGGCCGACGGAAACACGACGATGGCGGCAGTAGAGACAAAGGCAGAGATGTATGGGAACACGACAGTAAAGAGGAATTTTTAGTGAGATACAAATATCAAAGATGAAATCTTTCGAAAGATAATGTTTCTCGTTCGTCTTCTGTCGTTCAAGtgatgaaaaagtaaaaaatggtGAAGAAACTAAAGAAAGAGGTAGCCACTCGTACAACATTTTGGGGTACAAACCCAAAAGTCATCTGttaattgtttaattattttctgttttataagGGTACATTTGGggtttaaaaaaatgtatagtgCAAATTCcctataaaatatacatattttttatgttatctAGTGCAAATTCCCTATAAAATatacagattttttttataatataaattattttctatgttATCTAGTGAAAATTGCCTATAAAAtatacagattttttttaatatacgtCTGCATTTGATTTGTATTTAGTTATGTaactaatttttgaaaaaaataattatacgtCTTCTAATCACATttgtaataaaacaaatattaataaggCCTAAGAAAAAGCCCAGAAGAGTTTCTAATGAGTAATTTATAAGTTGTTGGGCTTGGAAACCCATAGCCCTTTTCCTTTGATACAGTAAAGACAAAAGTGATAAAAAGGTGTTGTGTTGTGTCGGAATGAGATCGATCTCGTAcagaattaaagaaaaaaggaaTAAATTGATTCGTGAGGGATTGGAAGAAGGATTGGAGGCGATCATTTGGGGGATGAGGTAATCAGTGTTTATTGTGATATATGATTCGATTATTagatttcctttttttttttttaatctttatggAAAAGAagtattcctttttttttttccttcttcttcttcataaatCTAATAATTAGAGTGGTGTGTCGGTTGTTGTGTATATATAGGAAAGCATCGATGGATGGTGTGTTGAGAGATAACAATAAGACAATGATGTTGAAAAGACATCGTGGCGAAGAAGTGCTACCACACGATGTGGTTGAGCTCATCCTGGAGAAACTTCCTGTGGTGTCTCTGGTGAGATTCAAGTGTGTATCAAAGAGGTGGAAATCGACAATCGAGTCCGCAAGTTTCAAACAGAGACAAGTACTGATGATCACGAGGAAATCACGAGGTCCAGATATCCTATACGTGACCTGGcttggtgatgaagaagaagaagaagaagaaatattaGAAGAAGAAGCTAATATTATGGTGGGGTCTTGTGTAATTCGCAGCCTCAAGTTCCCTACAAGGAACGACAAGGTTTGCTATGGTGCTTGTGACGGACTTGTATGTTTTTTCGGCAACCGCAACCCGAGTGTCGTCTTTAATCCCGCCACTAGATGGCGTCGAAGCTTTCCTCATTCGAGGGTTCAACCGCGCATCATCTCTGACGCTCGCGCGCGCAAAAAAAGAGGCTGTTACACCCGAGAACCTCAGCTAGGATTCGGCAAAGACAAAGTCAGGAGCACAACATACAAGCCGGTTTGGCTCTTTAACTCATCTGAGTTTGGCCTAGACAATGTCACCACTTGTGAAGTTTTCGACTTTACCACTAATGCTTGGAGGTACGTCCTCCCTGCTTCTCCCTATCGGATTATTGAAGGCCAGAAGCCTGTGTATTTCGATGGGTCCCTTTATTGGTTAACCGAGTGTGTAGAAACCAAGTTGTTGTCTTTTGATCTTCACACGGAAacttttcaagtcgtctgtaacGCCCCCTTTTCCCATGTGCCTGACCCTCGCTTTCTACTCTTGTGCATCCTCGATAACCGCTTGTGCGTATCCCTCAAAATCTATCCCACCAGAACCCAAGTGATATGGTCACTCGACAGCAGCAACATGACGACGACATGGAAGCAAATGTGTTCGATTGATCTCACCAAAACCTGTTTTCTTGACCTTCCTTATTTTCCAGATCCAGCACTGTTGCCAATAGCTATTGTAGACGAGACCAAATTATTGCTTGGTTATAGCTGTGGTTCACCACTGGTGATACATGATCTCCATACCAATTCCTATGTTTTTGACTCTTTTCCTAAAATGCTTGACTATCCTGTTTGTTATTTCCCTAGTTTGTTCTCAAATTAAaccatttttctttgtaattttatttaatcatgccttctttttttttttttttcttgttatttcCCTAGTTTGTAGAAACGGTACTCATTTATGTAAATTCCATGGATTATACTTGTATGGCAAGCAAAAGACCATCATAACCAAACTCTCTCCCTACCAACACTCAATCATCTTCGTAGCAACTCCGGTTCCAACACCAATCTCCCGTCCACAATAAACCAATGCGGTTATCTCCACCAAAAACACCAACCATAGCAGCCATAACAATTAATGACCACCGTCACCGCAAAACCGGAGCAAGCAAATGAGGCTGTCACTCATGCAAACACAACCGAAGAACCAGTCGTTTTCTCTCCATCGGTTCTGGCTACATCTCTTCCTTCTCCCTTCAGAAGAATTCCCCAGAGCAGTGGTCTCAAGTTAGGACTTGAGAGTTTTGTAACAATGGCTATAGTCTTGTAAACCCAAAACGTGATCCACAACCCACAAGGCTTACGGATTTGAACTTGACTAAAAGTACCGGTTCTCAGCCAAAACCCAACACTATGAGCCGATTTTATGACTGAACAAACTGACTCAAAACACACCAATACAGCCACTCAGGATTCATATGAAACTTTTgttaattgtgtttccatacTTTATTTTTCCAAATCTGTCACATATTGATAATACAAAACATAACTGACCAAGCATTCAATGAAAActtgataatataaaatatatcatgtAAGTAAGAatcgttttctttcttttagtaAATGATTTTGCTGAAGAGAGCTTAGCTGAAATTTGACTTGACGACTTGTGGAAGAGATTTGAGAAGAGAAGGTGATGGCCTCCGAAGAGTGTGATTGAGAAGGAGCATCAAAGTGAGAAGTGTTAAAGCTCCTGCTTGGTGTGCACTCCCTAGTGAAACGGGAACATAACTCAGAAGAGTTGATACACCTAATGTCACCTGCaaatacaaaaaacaaaaagaaacacataaatgattttgatttttaagtttttcacAAACATGCAATTGATTCACCTGAACAGCAGTCATGCCGACAGTACTTCCAATCAAAGCTTTCACAGCTGGATGTATGTCTAGCTTCCTTGTGAACCACCACATTGTTCCAATTGCGAGTAGCGTTGTGGTCGCCAGAAGGCGATGATCGAGCTGAAATTAAGTAAAAGTTTCAGTCTTTTTTAAGAACTCTTGAAGCAAGAGAACCTTTGTTTCAATGGTGTACCTGAACAGTTGCTGTGTTCTCGAAAAAGTTGCGTATAAGTGGTTTCATCTCAAATATATCATCTGGGATCCATGTATCACCCATCTTCGGGAACGTGTTGAATGCACGACCCTACAAGTCACAAGCATAAAAAGATTTAAATAACTCAAGAGTTCAGAAAGCttataattttagtttactTACAGCATCATTTCCAGCAACAAAGGCTCCAGAGATGGCAGTGATACCAACAATAAAGCTTACTGGTAAAGCAAGCTTCTTCACTTTAGCAGCTCCGCGAACCCAAGCCAACGACTCAGCTGGTGGTTCAGGCATAACAACAGAGAGAGCGGTCCAGAAAAGTCCACAATATATGGCGAAAGCTGAGGTTAAGTGAGCTGCAAGACGGTATGGGCTTACCCTCGGCTGAGAATATTCAGAAGGTGGCTCCTAACATTGACCAAAAAAACGATTACTTGGTTATTACAAAACATCCAAAGCCAATGATTCAACAAGTCCTAACTAAAAGCTTTTTTTTACCTCTAAGCCACTTTTAACCATCCACCAACCAATGAAGCCTTGTCCAGCACCAAGTGCAAACAAACCAGAGAGCTGAACTCCAAGACGAAGAGTGATATACCCTTTACGCAGGAAATAAGAAAACGGCAAAGCAAACATGATTCCTAACCCTCTTCCCCACATACGATGAGCATACTCCATCCAATATATGAACTTAAAATCCTCAAGATTCATCCCTTTGTTCACACTGCACACACAATCAAAGATTTAAGGGTTCGTTGTAAAGACAAGAGAAATGAAATTGTTTTACTGACTGACCGTTTATACTCAGGTGACTGTTTATATTTCTCAAACTCCTTAGCCCAAGCTTGGTCTGAGAGAGGAGGGAACTCGCCGGTGAACTTCCAATCAGTCATTGATAAACCGGAACGAGTTAACCGGGTTACACCGCCTAGTACCACCATGCTGAACACCCAAGCCGCTGAACCGAAAAGCCATGTTCCGACCCATTTGCGAGCTTGGGGTCCTCCGGTGACA includes:
- the LOC108828309 gene encoding cytochrome c oxidase assembly protein COX15 — protein: MFRAVGSVLKRNKEALYGIARGSTSSSHRAFTSSTVNSASSSPLAGNSFNGLRSLLKGQKAPTFRKMSTLAASSSEGKEGLKLLVTGGPQARKWVGTWLFGSAAWVFSMVVLGGVTRLTRSGLSMTDWKFTGEFPPLSDQAWAKEFEKYKQSPEYKRVNKGMNLEDFKFIYWMEYAHRMWGRGLGIMFALPFSYFLRKGYITLRLGVQLSGLFALGAGQGFIGWWMVKSGLEEPPSEYSQPRVSPYRLAAHLTSAFAIYCGLFWTALSVVMPEPPAESLAWVRGAAKVKKLALPVSFIVGITAISGAFVAGNDAGRAFNTFPKMGDTWIPDDIFEMKPLIRNFFENTATVQLDHRLLATTTLLAIGTMWWFTRKLDIHPAVKALIGSTVGMTAVQVTLGVSTLLSYVPVSLGSAHQAGALTLLTLMLLLNHTLRRPSPSLLKSLPQVVKSNFS
- the LOC108828310 gene encoding F-box protein At1g11270-like; translation: MRSISYRIKEKRNKLIREGLEEGLEAIIWGMRKASMDGVLRDNNKTMMLKRHRGEEVLPHDVVELILEKLPVVSLVRFKCVSKRWKSTIESASFKQRQVLMITRKSRGPDILYVTWLGDEEEEEEEILEEEANIMVGSCVIRSLKFPTRNDKVCYGACDGLVCFFGNRNPSVVFNPATRWRRSFPHSRVQPRIISDARARKKRGCYTREPQLGFGKDKVRSTTYKPVWLFNSSEFGLDNVTTCEVFDFTTNAWRYVLPASPYRIIEGQKPVYFDGSLYWLTECVETKLLSFDLHTETFQVVCNAPFSHVPDPRFLLLCILDNRLCVSLKIYPTRTQVIWSLDSSNMTTTWKQMCSIDLTKTCFLDLPYFPDPALLPIAIVDETKLLLGYSCGSPLVIHDLHTNSYVFDSFPKMLDYPVCYFPSLFSN